In Betaproteobacteria bacterium, the following are encoded in one genomic region:
- a CDS encoding DUF3047 domain-containing protein — protein MKLWLITAWVMALCFARDVMPGDFHSLPPFSTAPAGREGVPGWQPIYIPSAKKRTAFAIVEDQGHRVLGISAGASAGSLAISLNASPVSYPILRWRWKLPQHNSKTNLLTKKGDDYPARVYVMFDFDTGKLGFLDRAKLRMARTLYGDRVPAAALCYVWDPKHPAGTTAWNAYTNRVRMIVVRSGDEKLGQWMEEERDIAQDFKAAFGEDPPTISAIAIGGDSDNTGETTLAFFGDLVLAK, from the coding sequence ATGAAACTTTGGCTCATAACGGCGTGGGTCATGGCCTTATGTTTTGCGCGTGACGTAATGCCGGGGGATTTCCATTCGCTACCGCCTTTCTCCACGGCACCCGCGGGTAGAGAAGGAGTGCCAGGCTGGCAACCCATCTACATTCCGAGCGCGAAAAAGCGCACCGCCTTCGCGATCGTAGAAGACCAAGGACACCGCGTCCTCGGAATAAGCGCCGGCGCCTCCGCTGGGAGTCTAGCGATCTCGCTGAACGCGAGCCCCGTCTCCTATCCCATCCTGCGCTGGCGGTGGAAGTTGCCCCAGCATAATTCCAAGACCAATCTGCTCACGAAGAAAGGAGATGACTATCCAGCGCGTGTCTACGTCATGTTCGACTTCGACACCGGCAAGCTGGGATTCTTGGACCGGGCCAAATTGCGCATGGCGCGAACACTCTACGGCGACCGAGTTCCCGCCGCGGCGCTGTGCTACGTTTGGGATCCGAAACACCCGGCCGGCACCACCGCTTGGAATGCCTACACCAACCGGGTGCGCATGATCGTGGTACGAAGCGGCGATGAAAAACTTGGGCAGTGGATGGAAGAAGAACGCGACATCGCGCAAGACTTCAAAGCCGCCTTCGGTGAAGATCCGCCCACGATTTCCGCCATTGCAATTGGAGGAGACAGCGATAACACGGGCGAGACTACGCTCGCCTTTTTTGGCGATCTGGTGCTGGCCAAATAG
- a CDS encoding glycosyltransferase: MAAGPEFRLVIAVFAKAPVPGETKTRLIPRIGAQAAAQLQRDLIQRALLTATSSRAGSVELWCTPGTEHPFFMECAQRFGASLKLQCEGGLGDKMRDASTGVLKRAQGIVLIGTDCPALGEEDLRMSSEALARGCDAVFLPVEDGGYALIALSRTHSRLFENMPWGTDQVMAHTRERLRLLGWCWKELEMRWDVDRPRDYDRLVASGLLRASPLPK; this comes from the coding sequence ATGGCCGCCGGCCCTGAGTTTCGCCTCGTCATCGCGGTATTCGCCAAGGCGCCGGTCCCAGGGGAAACCAAAACCCGCCTCATCCCTCGCATCGGCGCGCAAGCGGCCGCGCAACTGCAACGCGATCTCATCCAGCGCGCCTTGCTCACCGCCACGTCGTCGCGAGCCGGTAGCGTGGAGCTATGGTGCACCCCCGGCACCGAGCATCCCTTTTTCATGGAGTGCGCGCAACGCTTCGGAGCCTCCTTGAAACTTCAATGCGAAGGCGGTCTGGGAGACAAGATGCGAGATGCGAGCACCGGCGTCCTGAAGCGCGCGCAAGGCATCGTGCTCATCGGCACCGACTGCCCAGCCTTAGGCGAGGAAGATCTGCGCATGTCGTCCGAAGCGCTCGCGAGGGGATGCGACGCCGTCTTTTTGCCGGTGGAAGATGGCGGTTACGCATTGATCGCTTTGTCGCGCACGCATTCCAGACTTTTCGAGAACATGCCATGGGGAACGGATCAGGTCATGGCGCACACCCGCGAGCGCTTGCGCCTGCTCGGATGGTGCTGGAAAGAGTTGGAGATGCGCTGGGACGTGGACCGGCCACGGGACTATGACCGGCTCGTCGCATCGGGGTTGCTGCGCGCATCCCCATTGCCGAAATGA
- a CDS encoding tripartite tricarboxylate transporter substrate binding protein BugD — protein sequence MDRAMRKGWVYLLAVLAATAGAQSYPARSVSLVVPFTAGGPTDVLGRTLAAAMGKSFGQTIIVENRTGAGGTIGTAYVARAAPDGYTFLLQHTGMATAPALYRKLSYDPLKDFEYVGQVVDVPMTLVARKDFPPKTPEALLDYLTAQKENINLANSGPGAVSHLCAMLLQQALGVQMTTISYQGTAPALAALMGGHVDVLCDQTTQTIPHIKSQRIKLYASATRKRIAALPDTPTLDELGLKGFEVMVWHGVYAPKGTPKEALGKFGAALRAALKDPMVKTRLKELGVQWVPEAMQTPAGLRDWLAAEIARWTPIIKKAGVYAE from the coding sequence ATGGACCGCGCAATGAGGAAGGGATGGGTCTATCTGCTTGCCGTGCTCGCCGCGACGGCGGGTGCGCAATCCTATCCGGCCCGCTCCGTATCGCTGGTGGTGCCCTTCACTGCCGGCGGGCCCACGGACGTGTTGGGACGTACCTTGGCCGCCGCCATGGGCAAGTCCTTCGGCCAAACGATCATCGTGGAGAACAGAACCGGTGCTGGAGGCACCATCGGTACCGCATACGTTGCCAGGGCCGCGCCCGATGGGTACACCTTCCTCTTGCAACATACGGGAATGGCCACGGCGCCCGCGCTGTACCGCAAACTTTCCTACGATCCGCTCAAGGATTTCGAATACGTCGGCCAAGTTGTGGACGTGCCCATGACCTTGGTGGCTCGAAAGGATTTTCCGCCCAAGACACCGGAAGCCCTATTGGATTATCTGACGGCGCAAAAAGAGAACATCAACCTCGCGAACTCCGGTCCCGGTGCCGTCTCGCATTTGTGCGCCATGTTGCTCCAGCAAGCATTGGGCGTGCAGATGACCACCATTTCCTACCAGGGTACGGCGCCCGCGCTGGCGGCCTTGATGGGCGGTCATGTGGATGTGTTGTGCGACCAAACCACGCAGACCATTCCGCACATCAAATCGCAACGCATAAAACTCTACGCGTCGGCCACGCGCAAACGTATCGCGGCATTGCCGGATACCCCCACCTTGGACGAGCTGGGTTTGAAAGGCTTCGAGGTGATGGTGTGGCACGGTGTCTATGCGCCCAAGGGCACGCCCAAGGAAGCCCTCGGCAAGTTCGGCGCCGCCTTGCGTGCGGCCCTCAAGGATCCCATGGTGAAAACACGGCTCAAGGAGTTGGGCGTGCAATGGGTCCCCGAGGCCATGCAAACGCCGGCGGGTTTGCGTGATTGGCTGGCAGCGGAGATTGCGCGCTGGACGCCCATCATCAAGAAGGCGGGCGTGTACGCCGAGTGA
- a CDS encoding DUF547 domain-containing protein, with amino-acid sequence MIRYLLAVFMLWGGSALAAFDHTHAQWDALLKQNVVLIRNGNGSEVKYESFKRERAALKSYLALLSAVPQDEFNGWSKPQQLAFLINVYNSYTVELILTRYPDIESIQDFGKFINNPWKKKFFSLFGKPRSLDEIEHGMIRAEGVYDDPRIHMAVNCASIGCPALRHEAYAATRLDEQLEDSLKRFLSDHSRNRFSRGTLEVSKIFDWYEKDFAKGFRSAKSLNAFLAPYANVLSDKPEDQQRIREGKVPIRFLDYDWALNDRKVAQ; translated from the coding sequence GTGATCCGTTATCTGCTGGCTGTTTTCATGTTGTGGGGCGGGAGCGCCCTCGCCGCCTTCGACCACACCCATGCGCAATGGGACGCATTGCTCAAACAAAACGTCGTGCTCATACGCAACGGCAATGGCTCGGAAGTCAAGTACGAAAGCTTCAAGCGCGAACGCGCTGCCTTGAAGTCGTATCTCGCCTTGCTCAGCGCGGTACCGCAAGACGAATTCAATGGCTGGAGCAAGCCCCAGCAACTGGCCTTTCTCATCAACGTTTACAACTCTTACACCGTCGAGCTGATTCTCACGCGCTACCCGGATATCGAATCCATCCAGGACTTCGGCAAGTTCATCAACAACCCGTGGAAGAAGAAATTCTTCAGCTTGTTCGGTAAGCCGCGCAGCTTGGATGAGATCGAGCACGGCATGATCCGAGCGGAGGGCGTGTACGACGATCCGCGCATCCACATGGCGGTGAACTGCGCCTCGATCGGTTGCCCTGCCCTGCGTCACGAAGCCTACGCCGCCACAAGGCTCGATGAACAACTTGAAGACTCCCTTAAACGCTTCTTGTCCGACCATTCGCGTAACCGGTTCAGCCGGGGCACGCTCGAAGTTTCCAAGATCTTCGATTGGTATGAGAAAGACTTCGCGAAGGGCTTTCGCAGCGCCAAATCCCTCAATGCTTTTCTTGCACCTTACGCCAACGTGCTGAGCGACAAACCGGAGGACCAGCAGCGCATCCGGGAGGGCAAGGTGCCCATCCGCTTTCTCGATTACGACTGGGCGTTGAACGACCGCAAAGTGGCGCAGTGA
- a CDS encoding glycosyltransferase — MKLSILIPALNEEANLATLLPLLQPARKAGHQIVVCDGGSTDRTSEIAAPLADLLLSAPRGRALQMNAAARHATGEVLLFLHADTRPPAGFAQAICDAIRVTGRHWGRFDVHLETERTLLKVVQGMMNLRSRWTSIATGDQALFVTRELFHRAGGFPEIALMEDIEISKTLKRFGPPLCLRNKVVTSASRWEQRGVYRTIFAMWRLRLAYWSGADPAKLAALYYGRRP; from the coding sequence GTGAAGCTTTCCATTCTCATCCCCGCGCTCAACGAAGAGGCCAATCTCGCCACCTTGCTGCCGCTGCTGCAACCGGCGCGCAAGGCCGGGCATCAGATCGTCGTGTGCGATGGCGGCAGTACCGATCGCACATCGGAAATTGCAGCACCTCTTGCAGACTTGCTGTTGAGCGCGCCGAGAGGCAGAGCGCTGCAAATGAACGCGGCCGCGCGGCATGCGACGGGCGAAGTCTTGTTGTTTCTTCACGCCGATACCCGGCCCCCGGCCGGTTTCGCGCAGGCCATTTGCGATGCCATCCGCGTCACGGGCCGGCACTGGGGCAGGTTCGACGTGCATTTGGAAACCGAACGAACCCTACTGAAAGTGGTGCAAGGCATGATGAACTTGCGTTCGCGCTGGACCAGCATTGCCACGGGCGACCAAGCTCTTTTCGTTACGCGCGAACTTTTTCATCGCGCCGGCGGATTCCCGGAGATCGCGCTGATGGAAGACATCGAGATTTCCAAGACGTTGAAGCGCTTCGGCCCCCCGCTGTGCCTGCGAAACAAAGTCGTGACCTCCGCCAGCCGCTGGGAGCAACGCGGTGTTTACCGCACGATATTCGCCATGTGGCGCCTGCGTCTAGCCTATTGGAGCGGAGCCGATCCGGCGAAACTGGCCGCTCTGTACTATGGCCGCCGGCCCTGA
- a CDS encoding glucose 1-dehydrogenase: MNTTSETAELKLPSFRLGGQMALVTGAGAGLGAGIALGLAEAGAEMVLVGRTRATLEETAAIIEKRGGRARVRVCDVTRADEIRAVIAGLARLDVLVNNAGTNFPEPFVQVSDEHLDTMLDLNVRAAFVVAQAAVRKMLEDPERAKKGGVVINISSQMGHIGSPNRTVYCMTKHALEGLTKAMAVELALQKIRVNSIGPTFTETPLVQRIMNTPEKREFMLSRIPMGTLARVEDVMAAAVYLASPASAMVTGTHLLVDGGWTAQ; encoded by the coding sequence ATGAACACGACAAGCGAAACAGCGGAACTGAAATTACCTTCCTTCCGGCTCGGCGGACAAATGGCCTTGGTGACCGGCGCGGGCGCGGGTTTGGGCGCGGGTATTGCCCTGGGTCTGGCGGAGGCCGGCGCCGAGATGGTATTGGTGGGGCGCACGCGCGCAACCTTGGAAGAGACGGCGGCCATCATCGAGAAGCGCGGCGGGCGCGCCCGCGTGCGAGTGTGCGATGTCACCCGCGCGGACGAAATTCGCGCGGTGATCGCCGGACTTGCGCGCCTGGATGTGTTGGTCAATAACGCGGGCACCAATTTTCCCGAGCCCTTCGTGCAAGTGTCCGACGAGCACCTGGACACGATGCTGGATTTGAACGTGCGCGCCGCCTTTGTGGTGGCGCAGGCGGCCGTGCGCAAGATGCTGGAAGATCCTGAGCGGGCGAAAAAAGGCGGCGTGGTCATCAACATCTCCTCGCAGATGGGACATATCGGCTCGCCCAACCGCACGGTCTATTGCATGACGAAGCACGCCCTGGAAGGGCTCACCAAGGCCATGGCGGTGGAGTTGGCGCTCCAGAAAATTCGCGTCAACAGCATCGGCCCCACTTTCACCGAAACGCCCTTGGTACAAAGAATCATGAACACGCCGGAGAAACGCGAGTTCATGCTCTCGCGAATTCCCATGGGAACCTTGGCACGGGTGGAAGATGTCATGGCGGCGGCGGTATATCTCGCCTCGCCGGCTTCGGCGATGGTGACCGGTACGCACTTGCTGGTAGACGGCGGATGGACCGCGCAATGA